The Candidatus Koribacter versatilis Ellin345 genome has a segment encoding these proteins:
- a CDS encoding DUF488 domain-containing protein — translation MTTFYTIGHSTRSLAELIEVLQAHGIKNLVDIRAFPASRRLPYFNRESLEVELPHAGITYFWEPHMGGRRKRITKESRNTAIRSDSFRNYADYMLTPEFQQAAADVKKLADERPTAYMCAEKLYFQCHRMMVSDYYVAHGGQVLHILDGNPPKPHTLMKEANLVNGELIYNAGQLF, via the coding sequence GTGACGACCTTCTACACCATCGGCCATTCCACGCGTTCGCTCGCTGAACTCATCGAAGTCCTGCAAGCTCATGGCATTAAGAACCTGGTGGACATCCGTGCGTTCCCGGCCTCACGCCGGTTGCCGTACTTCAACCGCGAGTCGCTCGAAGTCGAGCTGCCACACGCGGGGATCACTTATTTTTGGGAACCGCATATGGGGGGCCGACGGAAACGCATCACGAAGGAGTCCCGCAACACTGCGATCCGCAGCGATTCCTTCCGAAACTACGCGGATTACATGCTGACGCCGGAGTTCCAACAAGCCGCTGCCGACGTGAAGAAACTCGCTGACGAGCGACCCACCGCTTACATGTGCGCCGAGAAACTCTACTTCCAATGCCACCGAATGATGGTCTCGGACTACTACGTGGCCCACGGTGGCCAAGTGCTGCACATTTTGGACGGCAATCCGCCCAAACCGCACACTCTGATGAAGGAGGCGAACCTGGTGAACGGTGAACTGATTTACAACGCCGGCCAGCTCTTCTGA
- the selA gene encoding L-seryl-tRNA(Sec) selenium transferase: MKAAAQSELYRLLPSVDEILRFEDVAKRIGADGRSAVTAAARDVLTNLRAEIANGSLDEQRLRFAIDGIGDAIERQLRKELTPSLRPVINAAGVILHTNLGRAPLSRAALEHSREVSVGYSNLEFDLEAGERGKRDIHVNRLFSRLLSSVDREVSTVVVNNNAAAVMLALNSLAEGGEVIVSRGELVEIGGSFRIPDVMSKSQASLCEVGTTNRTRIVDYEKAINERTRLLLRVHRSNFQIVGFTESPSLEELVALGKARGIPVMEDLGSGALFDLREVGIAQEPTIADSLRAGVDIVTYSGDKLLGGPQAGMLSGRKDLVAKIRSNPMFRALRVDKLIYGALEATLLSYVREDYDAIPALRFMRTPLEAIRKRADALARELTKQSSRLAVTVTEARTAIGGGSAPGATIPTFVLAVTFDGFSAHQLADALRRAETPIIVRVEDERVMLDLRTVFPEQDAQLLAALVNLAQQ; the protein is encoded by the coding sequence TTGAAGGCGGCTGCACAATCCGAGCTGTATCGGCTGCTTCCGAGCGTTGATGAAATTCTTCGCTTTGAAGACGTCGCCAAGCGAATTGGAGCCGATGGGCGGAGTGCGGTTACCGCAGCAGCGCGCGATGTACTTACTAATTTGCGGGCTGAGATCGCGAATGGCTCACTCGATGAGCAAAGGCTGCGTTTCGCGATTGACGGAATCGGCGACGCGATCGAAAGACAGCTCAGGAAAGAGCTTACGCCTTCCCTACGTCCAGTGATCAATGCCGCGGGCGTAATCCTGCACACGAATCTTGGACGCGCACCGTTAAGTCGCGCGGCGCTCGAGCACTCCCGCGAAGTATCCGTCGGCTATTCGAACCTGGAGTTCGATCTCGAAGCCGGTGAGCGCGGCAAGCGCGACATCCACGTGAATCGCCTGTTCTCGCGCCTGCTATCCAGCGTTGACCGCGAAGTCTCTACGGTTGTCGTGAACAACAACGCCGCGGCGGTCATGCTCGCGTTGAATTCTCTGGCCGAAGGCGGCGAGGTCATCGTCTCGCGCGGAGAACTGGTTGAAATCGGCGGCTCGTTTCGCATCCCTGACGTGATGAGCAAGAGCCAGGCCAGCCTCTGTGAGGTTGGCACCACCAATCGCACGCGGATCGTCGACTACGAGAAAGCCATCAACGAACGTACGCGCCTGTTGCTTCGCGTGCATCGTTCGAACTTCCAGATCGTTGGTTTCACCGAATCCCCGTCGCTGGAGGAACTGGTTGCTCTTGGCAAAGCTCGCGGTATTCCAGTGATGGAGGACTTAGGTAGCGGCGCGCTATTCGATCTCCGAGAAGTCGGAATCGCTCAGGAACCGACGATTGCCGATAGTCTGCGTGCTGGTGTGGACATCGTCACTTACAGTGGGGACAAATTGCTCGGCGGTCCGCAGGCCGGCATGCTCAGCGGCCGCAAGGATCTGGTCGCAAAAATCCGCTCCAATCCTATGTTCCGCGCACTGCGCGTGGACAAACTGATCTACGGCGCACTCGAGGCCACTCTGCTCAGCTATGTGCGTGAGGACTATGACGCAATTCCGGCGCTACGGTTCATGCGAACGCCTTTGGAAGCGATTCGTAAGCGAGCTGATGCACTGGCACGTGAATTGACGAAACAATCTTCGCGGCTGGCGGTTACTGTCACCGAGGCCCGGACCGCCATCGGCGGCGGGTCCGCACCCGGTGCTACGATCCCAACCTTCGTTCTGGCGGTCACGTTCGATGGCTTCAGCGCTCATCAACTGGCCGACGCTCTACGCCGCGCTGAAACTCCGATCATCGTCCGGGTGGAAGACGAACGGGTTATGCTCGACCTGCGCACTGTCTTTCCTGAGCAAGACGCACAACTCCTTGCGGCGCTGGTGAATCTCGCGCAGCAGTGA
- a CDS encoding holo-[acyl-carrier-protein] synthase, with product MILGTGIDIVEVPRIAQSIQRFGDRFLGRIYTPAEIRYCQSKANAVERFAARFAAKEAAMKAIGTGMRGGVTWHDFEVGREPGGRPTMVFHGKAAQVAQGLGGRRAHLSVSHTEQYAVASVILED from the coding sequence ATGATTCTCGGCACTGGCATTGATATCGTCGAGGTCCCCCGCATCGCGCAGTCCATTCAGCGCTTCGGCGACCGCTTCCTGGGTCGCATTTACACCCCCGCCGAAATCCGGTACTGCCAGTCGAAAGCCAATGCAGTAGAACGGTTTGCAGCCCGTTTCGCCGCCAAGGAAGCAGCCATGAAAGCGATCGGTACCGGCATGCGTGGCGGCGTCACCTGGCACGATTTTGAGGTAGGCCGCGAGCCCGGTGGGCGGCCGACCATGGTTTTCCATGGGAAGGCAGCCCAAGTCGCACAGGGCCTCGGTGGCCGCCGTGCTCATCTCTCCGTTTCCCATACTGAGCAGTACGCGGTGGCCAGCGTCATCCTGGAAGACTGA
- a CDS encoding MlaD family protein produces the protein MPSQKQVRWAQLRVGITVIFATATLCVLIFLMSGTSGIFTRKVTLVVYQDNAGGLRIGAPVRLQGVDIGNVTSIGVVTDPNHPADPVQIKFKISSKFQPLVHLDATATLATAGVLGETFVDIDSRQTKDRMVKDGDILKSKDEPSFNDVVKSTQGTLQNVDVLLQRADRIFAFIESGQGSIGKLIYDQELYNRLNSTLNEVQAMVNQISSGKGSIGKLINDDELYNKANASVDKLAKIIDEIDKGEGTIGKLLKDPSLYNNANETITKANSLIGDINQGKGALGKFAKDEAFAKKLDDTMSHLASISAKIDNGEGSVGKLMNDPALYNNTDQALVETRHLLQAIRENPKKYLTFHVKVF, from the coding sequence GTGCCTAGTCAGAAACAAGTCCGTTGGGCGCAACTTCGCGTAGGCATTACGGTTATCTTTGCGACAGCTACGCTTTGCGTCCTGATCTTCCTGATGTCGGGGACCTCCGGCATCTTCACCCGGAAGGTAACGCTCGTGGTTTATCAGGACAACGCTGGCGGCCTGCGCATTGGCGCACCGGTTCGCCTGCAGGGCGTGGACATTGGCAATGTCACCAGCATCGGCGTGGTGACCGATCCGAATCATCCAGCCGATCCTGTCCAGATCAAGTTCAAGATCTCCAGCAAGTTCCAGCCGCTCGTCCATCTCGATGCCACGGCGACGCTTGCGACCGCTGGTGTTTTGGGCGAGACGTTTGTAGACATCGATAGCCGCCAAACAAAGGACCGCATGGTTAAAGATGGCGACATTCTCAAGTCGAAAGATGAGCCTTCATTTAATGATGTCGTGAAATCCACCCAAGGCACCCTGCAAAACGTAGATGTTCTCTTGCAGCGCGCCGACCGCATTTTTGCCTTCATCGAAAGCGGCCAGGGCTCCATCGGCAAGTTGATCTACGACCAGGAACTGTATAACCGCCTGAATTCCACGCTCAACGAAGTACAAGCGATGGTTAACCAGATCAGCTCAGGCAAGGGCTCGATCGGCAAACTGATCAACGATGACGAGCTTTACAACAAAGCGAACGCGTCCGTCGATAAGCTCGCCAAGATCATCGACGAGATAGACAAAGGCGAAGGCACCATTGGCAAGCTGCTGAAGGACCCTAGCCTGTATAACAACGCTAACGAGACGATCACGAAGGCGAATTCGTTGATCGGCGACATCAACCAGGGCAAGGGCGCGCTCGGCAAGTTCGCGAAAGACGAAGCGTTCGCGAAGAAGCTCGACGATACGATGTCGCATCTCGCAAGTATTTCCGCCAAGATCGACAATGGCGAGGGCAGCGTCGGCAAGCTGATGAATGACCCAGCGCTGTATAACAACACCGATCAGGCCCTCGTCGAAACGAGGCACCTGTTGCAGGCCATTCGTGAGAACCCGAAGAAGTACCTCACCTTCCACGTGAAGGTCTTCTAA
- a CDS encoding M13 family metallopeptidase yields the protein MQIPKIVGIFLLCGAAAFAQTSTDSAKPPAPEKILSFDVEAIDTSVNPCENFYQFACGNWKKTNPIPGDQTRWGQFNKLAENNRLVLYELLTSAAKPGKHNPIEQKVGDYFAACMDTKTIEARGAEPLKAQLDAISKISNRTQLMEAVANLQQNGVRTLMAFYASADMHDATTQVANIDQGGITLPDRDNYLKDDAANVEMRAKYLEHVQKMFELLGDSSDTAKKEAQTVMTIETALAKASMDRTLRRDPKNRDHMTEVSVAEKDAANLELAKFFATTKAPEFSKVNVGNPDFFKQINDLVAGTPVDDMKVYLRWKALHDGASALSDKFVNEDFNFFNAYLRGQKEIAPRWKRCVEYTDGSLGEALGQLYVEKVFGKEQKERTQKMVKAIEEAMNDDLKSLEWMTPETKKAAYTKLESIVNNIGYPEKWRDYSSVKVTRDDFFGNSQRADYFEVHRNWNKIGKPTDKKEWGMTPPTVNAYYNPSRNDINFPAGILQSPFYAGGADDAVNLGGIGVVIGHELTHGFDDQGRKFDAQGNLRDWWTAEDGKAFEERAKCVSDEYSSFVSVKDDKGEVHLNGKLTLGENTADNGGLRLAYAALMKLINNDDSKKVDGYTPSQRFFISFAQVWCQNVTPQQARQLALVDPHSPGEWRANGTVRNFEGFYKAFGCKEGQPMVPTQGCRVW from the coding sequence ATGCAAATCCCTAAGATCGTTGGCATTTTTCTTCTGTGCGGCGCGGCTGCCTTTGCCCAAACGTCCACAGATTCAGCTAAGCCACCTGCGCCCGAAAAAATCTTGAGCTTCGATGTCGAGGCAATCGACACGAGCGTTAACCCTTGCGAGAACTTCTATCAGTTCGCCTGTGGCAACTGGAAAAAGACCAACCCCATTCCCGGCGACCAGACCCGATGGGGACAGTTCAACAAGCTCGCCGAGAACAATCGGCTGGTTCTTTATGAATTGCTGACCAGCGCCGCGAAGCCCGGAAAGCACAACCCCATCGAACAAAAAGTCGGCGATTACTTCGCGGCTTGTATGGACACTAAGACCATCGAAGCCCGCGGAGCGGAGCCGCTAAAGGCACAGCTCGACGCCATCTCCAAGATCTCGAACCGCACCCAACTCATGGAAGCAGTCGCGAACCTGCAGCAGAACGGCGTCCGAACTTTGATGGCCTTCTACGCCTCGGCCGATATGCACGACGCCACCACGCAGGTTGCCAACATCGACCAGGGTGGCATCACTCTTCCCGACCGCGATAACTACCTGAAGGATGACGCTGCCAATGTCGAAATGCGCGCCAAGTATCTCGAACACGTACAGAAGATGTTCGAACTTCTCGGCGACAGCTCCGACACTGCGAAGAAAGAAGCGCAGACGGTCATGACGATCGAGACTGCGCTGGCTAAGGCCTCGATGGACCGCACCTTGCGCCGCGATCCCAAGAACCGCGACCACATGACCGAAGTTTCCGTAGCTGAGAAGGACGCTGCGAACCTGGAACTCGCCAAGTTCTTCGCAACCACAAAGGCCCCTGAGTTCAGCAAGGTCAACGTCGGCAATCCGGACTTCTTCAAGCAGATCAACGACCTCGTCGCTGGCACTCCGGTTGACGACATGAAGGTCTACCTCCGCTGGAAGGCGCTGCACGATGGCGCGTCTGCGCTCTCCGATAAGTTCGTGAATGAGGATTTCAACTTCTTCAACGCCTATTTGCGCGGCCAGAAAGAAATCGCGCCGCGCTGGAAGCGTTGCGTGGAATACACCGACGGTTCGCTCGGCGAGGCCCTTGGCCAGCTCTATGTCGAGAAGGTCTTCGGCAAAGAGCAGAAGGAGCGCACCCAGAAGATGGTGAAGGCGATCGAAGAAGCCATGAACGACGACCTCAAGTCGCTCGAATGGATGACGCCCGAAACCAAGAAGGCTGCCTACACCAAGCTCGAATCCATCGTGAATAACATTGGCTATCCCGAGAAGTGGCGCGATTACAGCTCGGTGAAGGTCACGCGCGACGACTTCTTCGGTAACTCCCAGCGCGCCGATTATTTTGAAGTCCACCGCAACTGGAACAAGATCGGCAAGCCCACCGACAAGAAAGAATGGGGAATGACCCCTCCGACGGTGAACGCCTACTACAATCCATCGCGCAACGACATCAACTTCCCAGCCGGCATCTTGCAGTCGCCGTTTTACGCCGGCGGCGCGGATGACGCCGTGAACTTGGGCGGCATCGGCGTGGTGATCGGACACGAACTTACGCACGGCTTCGACGACCAGGGCCGCAAGTTCGATGCGCAGGGCAATCTTCGCGATTGGTGGACCGCGGAAGACGGCAAGGCCTTCGAAGAGCGCGCCAAGTGCGTTTCCGATGAGTACTCCAGCTTCGTCTCCGTGAAGGACGACAAAGGAGAAGTTCATCTCAACGGCAAACTCACACTCGGCGAGAATACCGCCGATAACGGTGGACTTCGCCTCGCCTACGCTGCCCTGATGAAGCTGATCAACAACGACGATTCGAAAAAGGTTGACGGCTACACGCCCTCGCAGCGCTTCTTCATCTCGTTCGCGCAGGTCTGGTGCCAGAACGTAACGCCTCAGCAAGCGCGCCAATTGGCTCTTGTCGACCCACACTCTCCGGGTGAGTGGCGCGCCAACGGCACTGTCCGCAACTTCGAGGGCTTCTACAAGGCCTTCGGCTGCAAAGAAGGCCAACCGATGGTTCCCACTCAGGGCTGCCGCGTTTGGTAA
- a CDS encoding cold-shock protein, producing MEQGTVKWFNDAKGYGFISRQNGEDVFVHFSAIESKGFRSLQEGQAVTFSVVKGPKGWQAEKVSAL from the coding sequence ATGGAACAAGGAACTGTGAAGTGGTTTAACGACGCTAAAGGTTATGGTTTCATCAGCCGCCAGAATGGTGAGGACGTTTTCGTTCATTTTTCGGCCATCGAGTCGAAGGGCTTCCGAAGCCTTCAAGAAGGCCAGGCGGTCACGTTCAGCGTCGTCAAGGGTCCTAAGGGGTGGCAGGCGGAGAAAGTATCAGCTCTGTAA